From a single Apium graveolens cultivar Ventura chromosome 2, ASM990537v1, whole genome shotgun sequence genomic region:
- the LOC141707543 gene encoding photosystem I reaction center subunit XI, chloroplastic-like, which translates to MAAAASTMASQLKSSFTSSLTGGGLVSPKGISGAPLRVLPSRRNSSFTIKAVQADKPTYQVIQPINGDPFIGSLETPVTSSPLIAWYLSNLPAYRTAVNPLLRGIEVGLAHGLLLVGPFVKAGPLRNTEIAGAAGSLAAGGLVTILSICLTMYGIASFKEGEPSIAPALTLTGRKKQPDQLQTADGWAKFTGGFFFGGISGVTWAYFLLYVLDLPYFVK; encoded by the exons ATGGCTGCTGCTGCCTCAACCATGGCTAGCCAACTCAAGAGCAGTTTCACTTCATCATTAACTGGAGGAGGTCTTGTTAGTCCCAAAGGTATCTCTGGTGCTCCACTTAGAGTCTTGCCCTCCAGGAGAAACTCTAGTTTCACCATCAAAGCTGTTCAGGCTGACAAG CCTACATATCAAGTCATCCAGCCTATCAATGGTGATCCATTCATTGGTAGCTTGGAAACCCCAGTGACATCGAGCCCATTGATCGCATGGTACCTTTCGAACCTTCCAGCCTACAGGACAGCTGTGAACCCACTTCTCCGAGGGATTGAAGTTGGTCTTGCCCACGGTCTCCTTCTGGTTGGCCCATTTGTAAAGGCAGGGCCATTGAGGAACACAGAAATTGCAGGTGCAGCTGGATCTCTAGCAGCAGGTGGGCTAGTGACAATTCTCAGCATATGTTTGACAATGTATGGTATTGCCTCATTCAAAGAAGGAGAGCCATCAATTGCACCAGCACTGACTTTGACTGGGAGGAAGAAGCAGCCTGATCAACTTCAAACTGCTGATGGATGGGCCAAGTTCACTGGAGGATTCTTTTTCGGAGGAATCTCTGGTGTCACTTGGGCTTATTTCCTTCTCTATGTTCTTGACCTTCCTTACTTCGTGAAATAG